From Suncus etruscus isolate mSunEtr1 chromosome 6, mSunEtr1.pri.cur, whole genome shotgun sequence, one genomic window encodes:
- the LOC126011559 gene encoding F-box only protein 44 isoform X3, with the protein MALENINELPENILLEVFAHVPARQLLLRCRPVCSLWRDLIDLVTLWKRKCLQEGFVTEDGDPTVADWKVFYFLRSLRRNLLHNPCAEEGFEFWSLDVNGGDEWKVEDLSRDQRKEFPNDQVKKYFVTSYYTCLKSQVVDLKAEGYWEELMDTTRPDIQVKDWFAARPDCGSKYQLCVQLLSSAHAPLGTFQPDPATIQKKSDAKWREVSYTFSNYPPGVRYIWFQHGGVDTHYWAGWYGPRVTNSSITIGPSLP; encoded by the exons ATGGCCCTAGAGAACATCAACGAGCTGCCTGAGAACATCCTCCTGGAGGTGTTCGCCCATGTGCCCGCCCGCCAGCTGCTGCTGCGCTGCCGCCCTGTCTGCAGCCTGTGGCGGGACCTCATCGACTTGGTGACCCTGTGGAAGCGCAAGTGCCTGCAGGAAGGCTTCGTCACCGAGGACGGGGACCCAACGGTGGCCGACTGGAAGGTCTTCTACTTTCTGCGTAGCCTTCGTCGGAATCTCCTTCACAACCCCTGTGCCGAAG AGGGCTTTGAGTTCTGGAGCCTGGACGTGAACGGAGGGGACGAGTGGAAGGTGGAGGATCTCTCCAGAGACCAGAGGAAGGAATTCCCCAATGACCAGGTCAAGAAATACTTCGTGACTTCTTATTA CACCTGCCTCAAGTCCCAGGTGGTGGATCTCAAGGCCGAAGGGTATTGGGAGGAGCTCATGGATACCACACGTCCGGACATCCAGGTCAAGGACTG GTTCGCAGCCCGGCCAGACTGCGGGTCCAAGTACCAGCTGTGTGTTCAGCTGCTGTCGTCCGCCCATGCTCCTCTAGGGACCTTCCAGCCAGACCCGGCCACCATCCAGAAGAAGAGCGATGCCAAGTGGAGAGAG GTCTCCTACACGTTCTCCAACTACCCGCCTGGCGTCCGCTACATCTGGTTCCAGCACGGTGGTGTGGACACTCACTACTGGGCCGGCTGGTACGGTCCGAGGGTCACCAACAGCAGCATCACCATTGGGCCCTCTCTGCCCTGA
- the LOC126011559 gene encoding uncharacterized protein LOC126011559 isoform X2, which translates to MALENINELPENILLEVFAHVPARQLLLRCRPVCSLWRDLIDLVTLWKRKCLQEGFVTEDGDPTVADWKVFYFLRSLRRNLLHNPCAEEGFEFWSLDVNGGDEWKVEDLSRDQRKEFPNDQHLPQVPGGGSQGRRVLGGAHGYHTSGHPGQGLVRSPARLRVQVPAVCSAAVVRPCSSRDLPARPGHHPEEERCQVERGLLHVLQLPAWRPLHLVPARWCGHSLLGRLVRSEGHQQQHHHWALSALTPQGPLAAVPWLGICCQGRAGPAWGGGAWDPQVS; encoded by the exons ATGGCCCTAGAGAACATCAACGAGCTGCCTGAGAACATCCTCCTGGAGGTGTTCGCCCATGTGCCCGCCCGCCAGCTGCTGCTGCGCTGCCGCCCTGTCTGCAGCCTGTGGCGGGACCTCATCGACTTGGTGACCCTGTGGAAGCGCAAGTGCCTGCAGGAAGGCTTCGTCACCGAGGACGGGGACCCAACGGTGGCCGACTGGAAGGTCTTCTACTTTCTGCGTAGCCTTCGTCGGAATCTCCTTCACAACCCCTGTGCCGAAG AGGGCTTTGAGTTCTGGAGCCTGGACGTGAACGGAGGGGACGAGTGGAAGGTGGAGGATCTCTCCAGAGACCAGAGGAAGGAATTCCCCAATGACCAG CACCTGCCTCAAGTCCCAGGTGGTGGATCTCAAGGCCGAAGGGTATTGGGAGGAGCTCATGGATACCACACGTCCGGACATCCAGGTCAAGGACTG GTTCGCAGCCCGGCCAGACTGCGGGTCCAAGTACCAGCTGTGTGTTCAGCTGCTGTCGTCCGCCCATGCTCCTCTAGGGACCTTCCAGCCAGACCCGGCCACCATCCAGAAGAAGAGCGATGCCAAGTGGAGAGAG GTCTCCTACACGTTCTCCAACTACCCGCCTGGCGTCCGCTACATCTGGTTCCAGCACGGTGGTGTGGACACTCACTACTGGGCCGGCTGGTACGGTCCGAGGGTCACCAACAGCAGCATCACCATTGGGCCCTCTCTGCCCTGACGCCCCAGGGGCCCCTGGCTGCAGTACCCTGGCTGGGAATCTGCTGTCAGGGAAGGGCTGGCCCTGCATGGGGAGGTGGCGCATGGGATCCCCAAGTTTCCTAG
- the LOC126011559 gene encoding F-box only protein 44 isoform X6 has product MALENINELPENILLEVFAHVPARQLLLRCRPVCSLWRDLIDLVTLWKRKCLQEGFVTEDGDPTVADWKVFYFLRSLRRNLLHNPCAEEGFEFWSLDVNGGDEWKVEDLSRDQRKEFPNDQHLPQVPGGGSQGRRVLGGAHGYHTSGHPGQGLVRSPARLRVQVPAVCSAAVVRPCSSRDLPARPGHHPEEERCQVERGLLHVLQLPAWRPLHLVPARWCGHSLLGRLARAHPWGSRPWPC; this is encoded by the exons ATGGCCCTAGAGAACATCAACGAGCTGCCTGAGAACATCCTCCTGGAGGTGTTCGCCCATGTGCCCGCCCGCCAGCTGCTGCTGCGCTGCCGCCCTGTCTGCAGCCTGTGGCGGGACCTCATCGACTTGGTGACCCTGTGGAAGCGCAAGTGCCTGCAGGAAGGCTTCGTCACCGAGGACGGGGACCCAACGGTGGCCGACTGGAAGGTCTTCTACTTTCTGCGTAGCCTTCGTCGGAATCTCCTTCACAACCCCTGTGCCGAAG AGGGCTTTGAGTTCTGGAGCCTGGACGTGAACGGAGGGGACGAGTGGAAGGTGGAGGATCTCTCCAGAGACCAGAGGAAGGAATTCCCCAATGACCAG CACCTGCCTCAAGTCCCAGGTGGTGGATCTCAAGGCCGAAGGGTATTGGGAGGAGCTCATGGATACCACACGTCCGGACATCCAGGTCAAGGACTG GTTCGCAGCCCGGCCAGACTGCGGGTCCAAGTACCAGCTGTGTGTTCAGCTGCTGTCGTCCGCCCATGCTCCTCTAGGGACCTTCCAGCCAGACCCGGCCACCATCCAGAAGAAGAGCGATGCCAAGTGGAGAGAG GTCTCCTACACGTTCTCCAACTACCCGCCTGGCGTCCGCTACATCTGGTTCCAGCACGGTGGTGTGGACACTCACTACTGGGCCGGCTG
- the LOC126011559 gene encoding uncharacterized protein LOC126011559 isoform X4 — MALENINELPENILLEVFAHVPARQLLLRCRPVCSLWRDLIDLVTLWKRKCLQEGFVTEDGDPTVADWKVFYFLRSLRRNLLHNPCAEEGFEFWSLDVNGGDEWKVEDLSRDQRKEFPNDQVRSPARLRVQVPAVCSAAVVRPCSSRDLPARPGHHPEEERCQVERGLLHVLQLPAWRPLHLVPARWCGHSLLGRLVRSEGHQQQHHHWALSALTPQGPLAAVPWLGICCQGRAGPAWGGGAWDPQVS, encoded by the exons ATGGCCCTAGAGAACATCAACGAGCTGCCTGAGAACATCCTCCTGGAGGTGTTCGCCCATGTGCCCGCCCGCCAGCTGCTGCTGCGCTGCCGCCCTGTCTGCAGCCTGTGGCGGGACCTCATCGACTTGGTGACCCTGTGGAAGCGCAAGTGCCTGCAGGAAGGCTTCGTCACCGAGGACGGGGACCCAACGGTGGCCGACTGGAAGGTCTTCTACTTTCTGCGTAGCCTTCGTCGGAATCTCCTTCACAACCCCTGTGCCGAAG AGGGCTTTGAGTTCTGGAGCCTGGACGTGAACGGAGGGGACGAGTGGAAGGTGGAGGATCTCTCCAGAGACCAGAGGAAGGAATTCCCCAATGACCAG GTTCGCAGCCCGGCCAGACTGCGGGTCCAAGTACCAGCTGTGTGTTCAGCTGCTGTCGTCCGCCCATGCTCCTCTAGGGACCTTCCAGCCAGACCCGGCCACCATCCAGAAGAAGAGCGATGCCAAGTGGAGAGAG GTCTCCTACACGTTCTCCAACTACCCGCCTGGCGTCCGCTACATCTGGTTCCAGCACGGTGGTGTGGACACTCACTACTGGGCCGGCTGGTACGGTCCGAGGGTCACCAACAGCAGCATCACCATTGGGCCCTCTCTGCCCTGACGCCCCAGGGGCCCCTGGCTGCAGTACCCTGGCTGGGAATCTGCTGTCAGGGAAGGGCTGGCCCTGCATGGGGAGGTGGCGCATGGGATCCCCAAGTTTCCTAG